The Epinephelus lanceolatus isolate andai-2023 chromosome 11, ASM4190304v1, whole genome shotgun sequence genome window below encodes:
- the LOC117262521 gene encoding P2R1A-PPP2R2A-interacting phosphatase regulator 1: MERMEVDQCAGAAGGAGGGALRRSNSAPMITSVSDGMTVFSPVSSARYRRSSVSINPSCPSQLVPLSPFSLTGDRLDHKRQEENMEMTLRGSLQRLSASSLIPVPPVSQWHNHTSVWFQSQDSGVTPNSSPSPTRRFRPAVSATVRWPALTPLKRKGGVESDGPPKKLFVAGVTDPAHRSSYTVSVSQSAEDSPPAGGVSPQSSPLSLSPPPSFTPFTSHQHPGH; this comes from the exons ATGGAACGGATGGAAGTGGACCAGTGCGCAGGCGCAGCTGGTGGGGCAGGAGGCGGGGCACTCCGCAGATCGAACAGCGCCCCCATGATCACCAGTGTCAG CGATGGGATGACCGTCTTCAGTCCGGTGTCCTCGGCTCGGTACAGACGCAGCAGTGTGTCCATCAACCCCAGCTGTCCCTCACAG ctcgtccctctttctcctttctctctgaCCGGAGACAGACTCGACCACAAGAGGCAG GAGGAGAACATGGAGATGACGCTCAGAGGAAGTCTGCAGAGACTCAG TGCTTCCAGTCTGATCCCAGTTCCTCCAGTCAGTCAGTGGCACAACCACACGTCAGTG TGGTTTCAGTCACAGGACAGTGGCGTCACACCCAACTCCTCCCCGAGTCCCACCAGGAGGTTCAG ACCAGCAGTCAGTGCCACGGTCAGATGGCCTGCGTTAACTCCACTCAAGAGGAAAG GAGGGGTGGAGTCTGACGGACCCCCAAAGAAGCTTTTTGTCGCCGGGGTGACAGATCCCGCCCACCGCAGCAGCTACACTGTCAG TGTCTCACAGTCAGCGGAAGActctcctcctgcaggaggCGTCAGTCCTCAGTCCagccctctgtctctgtctcctccccctTCCTTCACCCCCTTCACCTCCCACCAGCACCCCGGACACTAA